A single Calditerrivibrio sp. DNA region contains:
- a CDS encoding citrate (Si)-synthase — protein MSQLKKVLAQKIAEHSVRTQRLNKEFANVVIDKVTISQALGGMRDIKCLVTDISYLDPHEGIRFRGKTIDETFAALPKAPGSKYPTVEAFWYFLLTGDVPTQEQVDEVLKEWKVRQVVPSYVWDAIRALPRDSHPMVMLSTGILCMQKDSKFAKFYSSGNFNKKVAWEYVYEDAFDLVARIPIIAAFIYNLKYRSDYQIAPDPNLDMGANFAHMIGQCKEYQDVARMYFILHSDHESGNVSAHTTHLVHSALSDPYYAYSAGLNGLAGPLHGLANQEVLDWIIKFEEKYLKGAEPTKEIIEQALWDTLNSGQVIPGYGHAVLRKTDPRYTAQRNFCLETPGLRDDPLFKVVSMIYEVAPDVLMKHGKAKNPWPNVDAQSGVIQWYYGVREWDFYTVLFGVGRALGCMANITWDRGLGYPIERPKSVTTDMLEKWAANPPQL, from the coding sequence ATGTCTCAACTTAAAAAAGTATTAGCCCAGAAGATCGCTGAGCACAGCGTAAGAACCCAAAGACTCAATAAGGAATTTGCAAATGTAGTTATCGACAAAGTCACCATCAGTCAGGCTCTTGGTGGTATGAGAGATATCAAGTGTTTGGTCACAGATATTTCCTATCTTGATCCCCATGAAGGTATTAGATTTCGTGGTAAAACCATAGATGAGACCTTTGCTGCTCTTCCCAAAGCACCTGGTTCGAAATATCCTACAGTGGAAGCCTTCTGGTATTTTCTCTTAACAGGTGATGTTCCCACTCAGGAGCAAGTAGATGAGGTACTAAAGGAATGGAAGGTTCGTCAGGTAGTGCCATCCTATGTTTGGGATGCAATAAGGGCTCTTCCAAGGGATAGCCATCCTATGGTTATGCTTTCTACAGGTATCCTTTGCATGCAGAAAGATTCTAAATTTGCCAAATTCTATAGCTCTGGTAACTTCAACAAAAAAGTTGCTTGGGAGTATGTATATGAAGATGCGTTCGATCTTGTGGCACGTATCCCAATAATAGCTGCTTTTATCTACAATCTAAAGTACAGAAGTGACTACCAAATTGCACCCGATCCAAACCTTGACATGGGTGCAAATTTTGCCCACATGATCGGTCAGTGCAAAGAGTATCAAGACGTTGCCAGAATGTATTTCATCCTCCATTCTGACCATGAATCTGGAAACGTTTCTGCCCACACTACACATCTTGTTCATTCTGCCCTTTCAGATCCATATTATGCTTACTCTGCTGGTCTAAACGGTCTTGCTGGTCCTCTTCATGGTCTTGCGAACCAGGAAGTGCTTGATTGGATAATCAAATTTGAGGAAAAATACCTAAAAGGTGCAGAACCTACTAAAGAGATTATCGAGCAAGCTCTTTGGGATACATTAAACTCTGGACAAGTTATCCCTGGCTATGGACATGCAGTTCTTCGTAAGACTGACCCAAGATATACCGCTCAGAGGAACTTCTGCCTTGAAACACCTGGGCTTAGAGATGACCCATTGTTTAAAGTTGTATCAATGATCTACGAAGTGGCACCAGATGTGTTGATGAAACACGGAAAAGCTAAAAATCCATGGCCAAACGTTGATGCCCAGTCTGGTGTAATTCAGTGGTATTATGGTGTAAGAGAGTGGGATTTCTACACTGTTCTTTTTGGTGTTGGTAGAGCTCTTGGTTGTATGGCAAATATAACTTGGGACAGAGGTCTTGGCTATCCTATTGAAAGGCCGAAATCTGTCACCACAGACATGCTTGAAAAGTGGGCTGCTAATCCTCCCCAACTATAA
- a CDS encoding DMT family transporter → MIGVWLVIFSALMHALWNFFLKKSSDKHKFNYQMHLLNLLLFTLAYPLFFKRYLFFDRSSVLYGFVAGIFFSAYHLFLSKSYKTEDVSKVYPITTSSPIFVTVLAIVFLGERITILGFLGIFMVVTGILLLNINNIGRLVFSKGVIYAFFSSIFYSFGAIVEKAGVGKGNIFLYIYSVTFFMTFFLFIYSKNESKGHWQFMRENISLLLPASVVLFLSVVSYRFGLEKINVSYATSIRQINALFGLLIGIFLLKEPIMFNRIIGAFVIIVGIICIKLTL, encoded by the coding sequence ATGATAGGTGTTTGGCTGGTTATCTTCAGTGCGTTGATGCATGCTTTATGGAATTTTTTTCTCAAAAAATCATCTGATAAGCACAAGTTTAATTATCAGATGCATCTATTAAATTTGTTGTTGTTTACATTAGCATACCCATTGTTTTTTAAAAGGTACCTTTTTTTTGATAGGAGTTCTGTCTTGTATGGATTTGTTGCAGGTATATTTTTTTCTGCATATCATCTTTTTTTAAGTAAAAGCTATAAAACAGAAGATGTATCAAAGGTATATCCAATTACCACCTCTTCACCTATATTTGTGACTGTTCTTGCTATCGTTTTTTTAGGTGAAAGGATCACCATCTTAGGTTTCCTGGGTATTTTTATGGTGGTGACTGGTATTTTGCTGTTAAATATAAACAATATTGGAAGGTTGGTATTTTCAAAAGGGGTTATTTACGCATTTTTTTCTTCGATATTTTATTCTTTTGGAGCTATTGTGGAAAAAGCTGGTGTAGGAAAAGGGAATATATTTCTCTATATATATTCGGTAACTTTTTTTATGACTTTTTTTCTTTTTATCTATTCTAAAAATGAGTCAAAGGGGCACTGGCAGTTTATGAGGGAAAATATTTCCCTGTTGTTGCCTGCAAGTGTGGTGCTTTTTCTTTCTGTGGTGTCTTATAGGTTTGGTCTTGAGAAAATCAATGTATCCTATGCAACATCCATTAGGCAGATAAATGCTCTTTTTGGACTCTTGATAGGCATTTTCCTTTTAAAAGAACCTATTATGTTTAACAGAATTATAGGTGCTTTCGTAATCATAGTGGGAATAATTTGTATTAAATTGACCCTATAA
- a CDS encoding enoyl-CoA hydratase/isomerase family protein, with protein MIDFNIVHETANITLIPEERFNILNPDVIKQLINILEIIKDSEAKTIVIYGRGGSFAVGANIKQMYEYDGFMAKGFSILGNKLFGLMDSIPQVIIAQIDGFCMGGGIDFAASCTIRLATISSKFAHPGAQLGVITGFGGTQRLPRIMKPNAISDFFLFGQMYDAKYMYEARFLDALFDDFDSMKSYTDGLVRKINEKNKVFLKELKSFGSRGCGC; from the coding sequence TTGATAGATTTTAATATTGTTCATGAAACAGCTAATATTACACTGATCCCTGAGGAAAGGTTCAATATCTTAAATCCAGATGTGATAAAGCAACTAATAAATATCTTAGAAATAATAAAAGATTCTGAGGCTAAGACGATAGTTATCTATGGAAGAGGTGGTTCTTTTGCTGTTGGGGCGAATATAAAGCAGATGTATGAGTATGATGGATTTATGGCAAAGGGCTTTTCCATACTTGGTAACAAACTTTTTGGCTTAATGGATTCTATTCCCCAGGTGATAATTGCTCAGATCGATGGTTTTTGCATGGGTGGTGGGATAGATTTTGCTGCTTCATGCACCATAAGACTTGCTACCATTAGCAGTAAGTTTGCACACCCCGGGGCACAACTCGGTGTAATAACAGGCTTTGGTGGTACTCAAAGATTACCAAGAATTATGAAGCCTAATGCCATCAGCGATTTTTTTCTTTTTGGACAGATGTATGATGCCAAATATATGTATGAGGCAAGGTTTTTGGATGCCTTGTTTGATGATTTTGATTCAATGAAAAGTTATACAGATGGGTTAGTCAGAAAAATCAATGAAAAGAATAAGGTTTTCTTAAAAGAGTTGAAAAGTTTTGGTTCAAGAGGTTGTGGATGTTGA
- the zapE gene encoding cell division protein ZapE — protein sequence MIYELKDISFEVSIDKCFENLRPHPKFSHCTFENYIPDDNFPSQHYIKETLIDKINRLNEFKNTPKTTKKSFFGFFTQKKIEETLPIKNLYIDGGYGVGKTHLISACFNTAKVKKAFMSFGDLNYFFVYWGVEKCIDEFSKLDLLLIDEFELDDPATTRMIAKFFANINKNTLIITTSNTLPSELGKFRFQADEFTKELGVIANTFKTVIVEGEDYRKKKQQVKRKVTDDHFYEFFKIDKSESKMLVNFKDFMYVLEENHPFKYFVIPEKIESLFIDGLKPFPHLNNALRFSHFIDSCYYYNTNIFIKTDYHMQDIFSKEMLESSFQKKLLRCLSRLGELSVFFDK from the coding sequence ATGATTTACGAACTAAAAGATATCTCTTTCGAAGTATCCATTGACAAGTGTTTTGAAAATTTGAGACCTCATCCCAAGTTTTCCCACTGCACTTTCGAAAACTATATCCCTGATGATAACTTTCCATCACAACATTACATAAAAGAAACCCTAATAGACAAAATCAATCGTCTAAACGAGTTTAAAAACACACCAAAAACCACAAAAAAGAGCTTTTTTGGCTTTTTCACCCAAAAAAAAATTGAAGAAACACTCCCCATAAAAAACCTATATATCGATGGTGGCTACGGTGTAGGTAAAACCCATCTTATATCCGCCTGTTTTAATACAGCAAAAGTAAAAAAAGCTTTTATGAGCTTTGGGGATCTTAACTATTTTTTTGTGTACTGGGGTGTGGAAAAGTGCATTGATGAGTTTTCAAAGCTTGATCTACTATTGATAGACGAATTTGAGCTTGATGACCCTGCCACCACACGAATGATAGCAAAATTTTTCGCAAATATAAACAAAAATACCCTTATCATAACAACTTCCAACACTCTACCATCAGAGCTTGGTAAATTCAGATTTCAAGCTGATGAGTTTACAAAAGAACTTGGGGTAATTGCCAATACCTTTAAAACTGTCATAGTAGAAGGTGAAGACTATAGAAAAAAGAAACAGCAAGTCAAGCGGAAAGTAACAGATGATCATTTTTACGAATTCTTCAAAATCGATAAATCCGAGTCTAAGATGTTAGTAAATTTTAAAGATTTCATGTATGTATTAGAAGAAAACCACCCCTTTAAATACTTTGTAATCCCTGAAAAAATAGAATCTTTATTCATAGATGGATTAAAGCCCTTCCCCCATCTAAACAATGCACTGAGATTTTCACATTTTATAGATAGTTGTTATTACTATAACACAAACATCTTTATAAAAACTGACTACCACATGCAGGATATCTTTTCAAAGGAGATGTTGGAATCATCATTTCAGAAAAAACTATTAAGATGTCTTTCAAGATTAGGAGAACTATCAGTATTCTTTGATAAATAG
- a CDS encoding inositol monophosphatase, whose product MLEILKEITINAGRILREGYDRSNIVEFKNTIDLVTEYDKKTEEFIIDQISKHFPGIPVISEELQPTSHHHLNCCFYVDPIDGTTNFVHRFPFCAVSIGFFSESTKVGIVYNPIIGELFHAVKSEGAYLNGNKISVSQESMLINSLIATGFPYSIIKENKKHLIEMLERVLKNTRGIRRAGSASLDLCYVAKGVFQGYYESDLKPWDVAAGTIILEEAGGTVTGLNGNIYDIWSDFIVASNKHIHKDLLRLLNGK is encoded by the coding sequence ATGTTAGAGATCTTGAAAGAAATTACTATAAATGCAGGAAGAATTCTTAGAGAGGGTTACGACAGGTCTAACATTGTTGAATTTAAAAACACAATTGACCTAGTAACAGAATATGATAAAAAAACGGAAGAGTTCATAATTGATCAAATCAGCAAGCACTTTCCAGGTATCCCAGTAATTTCAGAAGAATTACAGCCAACATCTCATCATCATTTAAACTGCTGTTTCTATGTTGACCCTATAGACGGAACAACAAACTTTGTCCACAGGTTCCCTTTTTGTGCTGTATCTATAGGCTTTTTTTCTGAGTCAACCAAAGTAGGTATTGTATACAATCCTATTATTGGAGAGCTTTTCCATGCAGTTAAATCAGAAGGCGCTTATCTAAACGGCAATAAAATATCTGTTAGTCAAGAATCGATGCTTATAAACAGCTTAATTGCTACAGGATTCCCCTATTCCATCATAAAAGAGAACAAAAAACATCTTATAGAGATGCTGGAAAGGGTTTTGAAAAATACTAGGGGGATAAGACGAGCTGGCTCAGCATCTTTAGATCTTTGCTATGTAGCAAAGGGGGTATTTCAAGGATATTACGAGTCAGATCTCAAACCATGGGATGTAGCCGCAGGCACCATAATTCTGGAAGAAGCTGGAGGAACTGTAACTGGACTTAATGGAAATATCTACGATATCTGGTCTGACTTTATAGTGGCATCCAACAAACATATCCATAAAGATTTATTGAGGTTATTAAATGGTAAGTAA